The Falco peregrinus isolate bFalPer1 chromosome 1, bFalPer1.pri, whole genome shotgun sequence genome has a window encoding:
- the VSTM4 gene encoding V-set and transmembrane domain-containing protein 4 isoform X4, with protein sequence MRLLATALAALLATATAPDVCEALNVTVSPGPTVRYLEGDNATLYCHISQKRKTENLLAVRWVFAASPTQEYLMIKMTKFGSVQYYGNYTHHFHKQRLHLLKEKHGTMYKFLILSLQETDQGHYICKVQEIGKHRNKWTAWSNGTAATEIRVISSKSSNDPTFKKNHETWKFFEDLYVYAVFVCSIGIISVLLFTLVILCQSLLNKRRSTVKHYLVKCPQNSSGETVTSVTSMSPLQPKKVKKKKEKLEQPPAIPAKAPIGNNFPKPKLLKPQRKLILKIP encoded by the exons atgTTTGTGAGGCTTTAAATGTGACAGTCTCTCCAGGACCAACAGTGCGATACTTGGAGGGAGATAATGCTACCCTTTACTGCCACATTTCtcaaaagagaaagacagaaaatttgcTGGCTGTGCGGTGGGTATTTGCTGCGTCACCTACCCAGGAATATCTGATGATCAAAATGACGAAGTTTGGGTCTGTCCAATATTATGGAAATTATACTCATCATTTCCACAAGCAAAGACTTCAtcttcttaaagaaaaacacgGAACTATGTACAAATTTCTTATTCTAAGCCTCCAGGAAACAGATCAAGGACATTATATATGCAAAGTCCAGGAAATTGGCAAACACAGGAATAAGTGGACGGCCTGGTCAAATGGCACAGCAGCTACCGAAATAAGAG tgatttcTTCAAAATCTTCTAATGATCCCACTTTCAAGAAAAACCATGAAACTTGGAAGTTTTTTGAAG ATCTGTATGTATATGCAGTGTTTGTGTGTTCTATAGGAATCATCAGCGTCCTCCTATTTACACTTGTCATTCTCTGTCAGTCACTTCTGAACAAGAGGAGATCCACAG tgaAGCATTACCTGGTGAAATGCCCCCAGAACAG CTCCGGGGAGACAGTTACCAGCGTGACAAGCATGTCCCCTCTACAGCCCaagaaggtgaagaaaaagaaagagaaactggaGCAGCCACCAGCCATCCCAGCAAAAG CTCCAATAGGCAATAATTTTCCTAAGCCCAAGCTCTTGAAACCTCAGAGAAAATTGATCCTG